The Cygnus olor isolate bCygOlo1 chromosome 2, bCygOlo1.pri.v2, whole genome shotgun sequence genome contains the following window.
gctccagccctgggaaccccgcagccgccccggcCCCACTCCAGCAGCTCCGTGTCCTCGCGCTGGGCCGGGCACTGCAGGGGGGGCTCGGGAGAGCGGGACCGAGGGGCACGAgccccccctcgcccccagccccgctgctgctggcacagcccgGGGTGCAAAGGGGGGGttctgggcccccagcacacgGTGCTGTCTTGTGTCCAAGCTCtgtccaccagcacccccaggtccctctctgcatttctccttACAGCCGGACCCTCCTGGCCACCCGCTGCTGCGGTGCTCGGCAGAGCCAAACCCCGGCACCCTCCGTGCAGGCGGAGGCCCCGCGGAGCCCCGGCAGCCCCATACACACGGCGCCTACGCACGTATCGCTCGCGGCTCTCGTCGGGGAAGGGCAGCGTGCGGGCGAAGGGCTGCTTGTACACCTCCAGCCCCAGGCCCCACATCGTCTTCTCCAACCAGGCCACGGGGATGCCCCTGGGGAGAGGCGGGGATGGAGCCGTGCGGGGACCCCCCGGCCCCAAACCCTGCCCCGAGCCGCAGCGGGGGCGAGCAGGGGGGGTGCCCCCGTTTGTCCCCGGCCCTCACCCCGCCTTCTTCTTCTGCGCGGCGAAGTCGCGGGCGTAGGCGAGGGCGCGCTCGCCGTGCGGGAACTGCTCCTCCACCATGGTGGAGCCCATGGCGTTCTCCGACATGTAGGTGCGCGGCGCGAGGGGCGGCAGCGCCATGGCCAGGAACCAGCCCAGCCCCGCCACGTAGCTCAGCACGCTGCGGGAGGGCACGGCCGTGAGGGGcgcgggacccccccggggtGCGGGACCCCCCCGGCACGCGGGGCCGGCACTCACCAGAGCGGGGTGTTGAGGCGCACGACGAGGCGGGACAGCGCCCGCCGGCAGTGGGGGTCCGACAGCAGCCCCATGGCTGGGGGGGGAGCACCGAGGGGGTCCCCACAGGCCCAGGGTTGCCCCTGGGCCACCCCGGTGCCCCCTGGGCACCCCCAGAGGAACCACGGCCCCGTGCCCAAGCACAGCGTCTGTGCCCCATGGATGCACCTGATGGCCCCACATCCACCCCACAAGCAATCCACAGCCCCCTGCTtaccccccagccccctgcctgccccccatgcacccccagcccccaacCCTAACCCCCATGGGCCCCATATCTGCCCCACACGCACCCCATGGCTCCCACACCtacccccccccacacacagccCCCGTACCTGCCCCcatgcacccccagcccccatACCTGCCCCACACCCCCCACGGTGCCCGTACCTGCCCCCCAAGCACCCCACCACCCCCGTACCTGCCCCCCACGCGCCCCATAGTGCCCACACCTGCCCCCCGCACACCCCACGGCTCCCACACCTGCCCCcatgcacccccagcccccccacctAACCCCCCCAGGCCCCGGACCTGCCCCCCAAGCACCCCACCGCCCCCACACCTGCCCCCCACGGACCCCCCAGCCCCGATACCTGCCCAAacgcccccccccagcccccatgCCCGCCCCCCACGGCTCCCacagctgccccccagcccctttatccgcccccagcccccgcgCCTGCCCCCCGTgcgccccccagcccctacACCCGGCCCCAAGCACCCCATGGCTCCCGTtcctgcccccccacccccgcacAGCCCCCGCCCCCCGGTcctgccccccccgccccgcgcccacCTCCGGGtcccgccgcccggcccggccgcggggaGGAGCCCGCAGACACCGAcgggccccgccccgcgcgTGCGCGGCTTGGGGGGGGCGGAGCCCTGGGGGCGGGGCGTGCGAAGGGGCGGGGCTCGCGAGGGGCGTGGTTTGCCAGGGGGCGGGGCGTGGGGCCTGCAGGGGGAGGGCCCGTGCAaggcgggaggggagggagggccGCGTAACGGGGTGCGCAAGGagcgggggggggcgcggggctgggggcgcgcAGTGGGGGTGCGCACAAGGAGCTGTGCTCCGGAGCGTGCAATGGGGGCGTGCAAGGCGGGGTGCTGCGTGTGCGCGTGAGCAAGGAGCCGAGCACCAGGGATGCGGGGGGGTGTGCAAGGAGCCGTGCCgcggggggagtgggggggggggcgggcgtGCAACGGGGGCAGGTGTGCGATGCGGCAGTGCAAGGCGCCAGGCGCTGGGGGCGGCCGTGCCGGGCTGGGGGACCCGCCGAGGGCCCAGGACTGCCGGGCCgggcgggtgccggagccctggcaccaggaccgggggctgggggctgctccgggGGGCTCCCCGAACCCCCTGGGGTGGGGCTGGGCACGGctggggggggcctgggggggtgggggggacacggAGGAGCCCCCAGGCTGGAGACACATCACGGGGGGGcacatcccctcccctccccagctgccctcccCTCCGTCCGTTATCGCCCCTCTCCCACTTTTCAGCACTCCCCCCCTCCCGCAGCAGAACGGCTTGGCGGGGCCCAGCCCAAAAGCTCCACGGGGCAGGGggacgcgggggggggggggggggggggctcccaaCCTCCCAGCCACGTCCCCGCCACACCCCGAGGGAGGTGACACAGCGGCGGTGTTCGGGGCCGCCCTTTATTTGCCTCCGGGCGCCCCCGCTCAGTCCCCGAGCAGCGCGGTGACCTCCCGCACGTGGTCGCGCACCACGCCGTCCAGCACGGCGTGCACGGCCCTGCAGGCGCCGCTGGCCGCCTCGATGACGGCCTCCAGGTGGTCCTCGTGCAGGCGCGAGTCCATCTGCAGCAGCGCGATCTGCCCCGAGGTGGGCAGCAGCGCCAGGGCCGCCTGCGGGCCCCCCGACGCCTCCTCCACGTAGCTGAGGTCGGCCAGCGCCGTGTCCTCCACGAAGCCGGCCGAGCTGGCGCAGACGTAGTCCCGCATGGGGATGCCGGCGTCGATGACGGCCAGCGTGGCGGCGTTCACGCAGGCGCAGTAGTTGCCCCCGTCCGCCTGCAGGATCTGGGGAGCGGCAGCGCTGGGGGGGTGCTGGCGGCTCCCGGTGCGGGGCCtcgctgcccccagcacccccgggaGCAAGTGGGGCATGGCCACACCTCGAGGGGctgtcccttttcctttcctttcccttcattttctctttgctttcctttccctcccctttcctttttcctttccttcccctttcctgtttcccttcccttccctttttcctttcctttcccttcccttccctttttcctttcctttcccttcccttccctttttcctttcctttcccttcccttccctttttcctttcctttcccttcccttccctttttcctttcctttcccttcccttccctttttcctttcctttcccttcccttccctttttcctttcctttccctttccatccTCTCCGCATCCTCGTCCCCCATGGAGGAACTgggtccccccacccccatgATCCACAGAGGGAGTGCCCCCCCTGCATCCCTGCCGCCCACAGAGGGGCCatcccctccctgtcccccacAGAGGGGCTGTCCGCGACCCTCGTAAAGGGAAAATCCCCCCTGTTCTCCATGGAGAGGCTGTCCCCTTTTGCATCCCTGTGCACAGGGGGGtgtgctgtccccatccccacgtCCTGCAGTGGGAACgccctgtccccatcccgtccccgtccccatgtCCCACAGGggggctgccccatcccacccccgTGCCCACCTGCACGTAGATGTCGATCTGGGAGCGGGGGTACAGCTCGGTCAGGATGGCGGCCTCGAAGGTCTGCTTGAGGTGCAGCGTCATCTCGCTCGACTTGCGGTCGCCGTGGGGCCGCCGCTTGCGCTCGCCCGTGCTGAAGGTGGCCATGCTGTACTGGCAGTTCACCAGCGCCCGGTCGGGCAGCGCCTTGCTGCGGGGGCCGCGCATCTGGGGGCACGGGAGAGGGTCAGGGGGGAGCGGGACGGGGGGGAGAGGGTCGGGGGGGGGAGGTCAGGGGGGTGCGGTGGGTTCgcgtggcaaggttttggtagcagggggccatcggggtggcttctgtgagaggcatccagaagctgccccttGCGAGGgaagggccccgctgctgaccagTAAGTGACGTTGTTTGTTCTTCTGTGAGggaagatttaagaaaggggaaaaaaaaaaaaaagctgccgcacagcagctgggagggagaggagcgggcaccagccctgcagcccccaggtgaGCGCAGcaggggggcaggaggtgccccgggcacgcagcagcagttcccccg
Protein-coding sequences here:
- the EXOSC4 gene encoding exosome complex component RRP41, which translates into the protein MAALELLSDEGYRADGRRAAELRKVRARMGVFAQPDGSAYIEQGNTKALAVVYGPHEMRGPRSKALPDRALVNCQYSMATFSTGERKRRPHGDRKSSEMTLHLKQTFEAAILTELYPRSQIDIYVQILQADGGNYCACVNAATLAVIDAGIPMRDYVCASSAGFVEDTALADLSYVEEASGGPQAALALLPTSGQIALLQMDSRLHEDHLEAVIEAASGACRAVHAVLDGVVRDHVREVTALLGD